The following coding sequences are from one Chitinimonas sp. BJYL2 window:
- a CDS encoding tetratricopeptide repeat-containing response regulator, with translation MADLAGNSALFAARTARAVGDDSHDEVYQAARKGQIEIDYATKRFLVIDAVQEMRAAMNNTLSTFGVTKIEYAHRATEAIGMIKRGDFDVILCDYDLGNGYDGLHLLEELKLRNLIKPSAIFMVVTGERRARMVISAAELAPDDYLLKPFTGEELKQRLDRIYNKKVEFESLDAAMLNDDYFKALAECNERIARKDPFLLDFLKIKGRIALNIGDYTMARATYEAVLDVKDIPWARMGLGKALFHLKDYATSRELFQTILKENDRVMEAYDWLAKIHQAEHEHEEAQQLLQQAVGLSAANVSRQKKLGEVAMRNGDFDTAVKSFQQTINVAKYSFWRDAGDYSSLAKAHLGTGNVIEASKVAADVRREFRYDQKAELLATVMEVQVAIKQGSDSRAQQILNKAKEQFKAVGNELPDHFALEMAEACYALGEDSMAGEIVQKMVRNHHEDTALLEKVSAMYEAVGRADLGQAMIENTAKAIVAINNEAVRMAQAGDLEGAVQKFNQAVEEMPANVQVMLNAVNAMLAYVSRLGWHQEYMDLAQTYLDRVKTLEPASMKYLKLKDAYNTARRRFRV, from the coding sequence ATGGCGGATCTAGCCGGCAATTCGGCCCTGTTTGCAGCGCGCACCGCGCGTGCCGTGGGCGACGATAGCCATGACGAGGTGTACCAGGCTGCGCGCAAGGGCCAGATCGAGATCGACTACGCTACCAAGCGTTTTCTGGTGATCGACGCCGTGCAGGAAATGCGCGCCGCCATGAACAACACGCTGTCTACCTTCGGCGTGACCAAGATCGAGTACGCCCACCGCGCCACTGAAGCCATCGGCATGATCAAGCGCGGCGACTTTGACGTGATCCTCTGCGATTACGACCTGGGCAACGGCTACGACGGCCTGCACCTGCTCGAAGAACTCAAACTGCGCAACCTGATCAAGCCCTCGGCAATCTTCATGGTGGTGACGGGCGAGCGCCGCGCGCGCATGGTGATCTCCGCCGCCGAACTGGCCCCCGACGATTACCTGCTCAAACCGTTTACCGGCGAGGAGCTCAAGCAGCGGCTCGACCGCATCTACAACAAGAAGGTCGAGTTCGAATCACTCGACGCGGCCATGCTCAATGATGACTACTTCAAGGCACTGGCCGAGTGCAATGAACGCATCGCCCGCAAGGACCCCTTCTTGCTCGACTTCCTCAAGATCAAGGGTCGCATCGCACTGAATATCGGCGACTACACCATGGCGCGCGCGACCTATGAAGCCGTGCTCGATGTGAAGGACATTCCCTGGGCGCGCATGGGGCTGGGCAAGGCGCTGTTCCATCTGAAGGACTACGCCACCTCACGCGAACTGTTCCAGACTATCCTCAAGGAAAACGACCGGGTGATGGAGGCCTACGACTGGCTGGCCAAGATCCATCAGGCCGAGCACGAACACGAGGAAGCCCAGCAACTGTTGCAGCAAGCAGTCGGGCTGTCGGCAGCCAATGTGTCGCGGCAGAAAAAGCTCGGCGAAGTCGCCATGCGCAATGGCGACTTCGATACCGCGGTCAAATCTTTCCAGCAGACGATCAATGTCGCCAAGTACTCGTTCTGGCGCGATGCCGGGGATTACTCGAGCCTGGCCAAGGCCCACCTGGGCACCGGCAACGTGATCGAAGCGTCCAAGGTCGCCGCCGATGTGCGCCGGGAATTCCGCTATGACCAGAAAGCCGAGCTACTTGCCACGGTGATGGAAGTGCAGGTCGCCATCAAGCAGGGCAGCGACAGCCGTGCCCAGCAGATCCTCAACAAGGCCAAGGAGCAGTTCAAGGCGGTGGGCAACGAGCTGCCCGATCATTTTGCGCTGGAAATGGCCGAAGCCTGTTACGCCTTGGGTGAGGATTCCATGGCCGGCGAGATCGTCCAGAAAATGGTGCGCAACCATCACGAGGACACGGCGCTACTGGAAAAGGTCTCCGCCATGTACGAGGCGGTAGGCCGGGCCGACTTGGGCCAGGCCATGATCGAGAACACCGCCAAGGCCATCGTCGCCATCAACAACGAGGCCGTGCGCATGGCGCAGGCCGGCGATCTGGAAGGCGCGGTGCAGAAGTTCAACCAGGCCGTCGAGGAGATGCCGGCCAATGTGCAGGTGATGCTCAACGCCGTGAACGCCATGCTGGCCTATGTGTCACGGCTGGGCTGGCATCAGGAATACATGGATCTGGCGCAGACCTATCTGGATCGGGTCAAGACGCTGGAGCCCGCGAGCATGAAGTACCTGAAACTCAAGGATGCCTACAACACGGCCCGGCGCCGGTTCCGGGTGTGA
- a CDS encoding ABC transporter substrate-binding protein: MLRHVFALSCLLASLLPQAADSRVIRIATGELPPYATESRPDQGIALSIVRRAFELGGYKVEYTFLPWSRALAETKSGRWDGTAYWGHKPEHEQSFLLSDNVLTEQWVFVYRKTIDLDWRTLADLRPYQIAMIKDYTYTPEIWAMAQSGELKTDSTPDDLAALRKLVSGRVDISPMERNVACDLLARHFSEGEANRLRAHPKLMTDKFTTHLMLPRKLTESRARLQAFNGGLKKLIASGEHAKLMGQVRCPTSWSNLVTR, encoded by the coding sequence ATGCTGCGTCATGTTTTCGCCCTGTCCTGCCTGCTGGCCAGCCTGCTGCCGCAGGCGGCAGACAGCCGGGTAATCCGCATCGCCACCGGGGAGTTGCCGCCCTACGCGACCGAGAGCCGGCCAGACCAGGGCATTGCCCTGAGCATTGTGCGCCGTGCCTTCGAGCTGGGTGGTTACAAGGTCGAATACACCTTCCTGCCTTGGTCGCGCGCCTTGGCCGAAACCAAGTCCGGCCGCTGGGATGGCACCGCCTACTGGGGCCACAAGCCCGAACATGAACAAAGCTTCCTGCTCAGTGACAATGTACTGACCGAGCAGTGGGTGTTTGTGTATCGCAAGACCATTGATCTGGACTGGCGGACGCTGGCGGATCTACGTCCCTACCAGATCGCCATGATCAAGGATTACACCTACACCCCTGAAATCTGGGCCATGGCACAGTCAGGCGAACTGAAGACTGACAGCACGCCGGACGACCTGGCTGCCTTGCGCAAGCTGGTCAGCGGCCGTGTGGATATCTCGCCCATGGAACGCAATGTCGCCTGTGACCTGCTGGCACGCCACTTCAGCGAGGGTGAGGCCAACCGCCTGCGCGCCCACCCCAAGCTGATGACCGACAAGTTCACCACCCATCTGATGCTGCCGCGCAAACTCACAGAGAGTCGTGCCCGCTTGCAGGCTTTCAACGGTGGCCTCAAGAAACTCATTGCATCGGGCGAGCACGCCAAGCTGATGGGGCAGGTGCGCTGCCCGACCAGCTGGTCGAATCTGGTGACACGCTAG
- the rng gene encoding ribonuclease G, producing the protein MKEHILINVTPQETRVAVTEEGVVQELHIERSAQRGIVGNVYLGVVKRVLPGMQSAFIEIGLERAAFLHIADVIEQRQHPNEPQRIERLLFEGQSVMVQVIKDPIGTKGARLSTQISIAGRFLVLLPQEHHIGVSQRIEHGEGREHLRERLAQMLPKDHNHGGYIIRTSAEHATEGELRADIDYLNRIWADLKLKGQTLPPESLLYQDLSLPMRVLRDVVRDETQKVVVDSRETFQKMSEFAEAFVTNVAPRVEHYQGERPLFELHGVEAEIERALARRVNLKFGGYLIIDQTEAMTTIDVNTGGFVGTRSFDDTIFKTNLEATQVIARQLRLRNLGGIIIVDFIDMDNHEHREQVLAELQKAMAKDRTKVTVSGFTSLGLVEITRKRTRESLAHILCEPCPVCEGRGEIKTAQTVCFEVLREILREARQFNAKEYRILASQTVIDMFLDEESANLAMLADFIGKPISLQVETAYTQEQFDVILV; encoded by the coding sequence ATGAAAGAACACATCCTGATCAACGTCACGCCGCAGGAAACACGGGTGGCGGTGACGGAAGAAGGCGTGGTCCAGGAGCTGCATATCGAGCGCAGTGCGCAGCGCGGCATTGTGGGTAATGTGTATCTGGGCGTGGTCAAACGCGTATTGCCGGGCATGCAGTCGGCCTTTATCGAGATCGGTCTGGAGCGTGCGGCGTTCCTGCATATTGCCGATGTGATCGAGCAGCGCCAGCACCCCAACGAACCACAGCGCATCGAGCGTTTGCTGTTTGAAGGCCAGAGCGTGATGGTGCAGGTGATCAAGGACCCGATCGGCACCAAGGGCGCGAGGCTCTCTACCCAGATCAGCATTGCCGGCCGTTTTCTGGTGCTGCTGCCGCAAGAGCACCATATCGGTGTGAGCCAGCGTATCGAGCATGGCGAAGGCCGCGAGCACCTGCGTGAGCGTTTGGCGCAAATGCTGCCCAAGGATCACAACCATGGTGGCTACATCATCCGTACCTCGGCCGAGCACGCTACTGAGGGCGAGTTGCGCGCGGATATCGATTATCTCAACCGTATCTGGGCTGACCTCAAGCTCAAGGGCCAGACCCTCCCGCCCGAGTCCTTGCTGTACCAGGACCTGAGCCTGCCGATGCGGGTCTTGCGCGATGTGGTGCGTGATGAAACCCAGAAGGTGGTGGTGGATTCCCGTGAAACCTTCCAGAAAATGAGCGAGTTCGCCGAGGCCTTCGTCACCAACGTTGCGCCGCGTGTCGAGCACTATCAGGGCGAGCGGCCGCTGTTCGAGCTGCATGGTGTGGAGGCCGAGATCGAGCGGGCGCTGGCACGGCGGGTGAACCTCAAGTTCGGCGGTTACCTGATCATCGACCAGACCGAGGCGATGACGACGATCGATGTGAACACGGGCGGCTTTGTGGGTACGCGCTCGTTCGACGACACGATTTTCAAGACCAATCTGGAAGCGACCCAGGTGATTGCGCGCCAGCTGCGTCTGCGCAATCTGGGCGGGATCATCATTGTCGATTTCATCGACATGGATAACCACGAGCACCGCGAACAGGTACTGGCCGAGCTGCAAAAAGCCATGGCCAAGGACCGCACCAAGGTCACCGTTTCGGGCTTCACCAGCCTGGGTCTGGTCGAGATTACCCGCAAGCGCACGCGCGAAAGCCTGGCGCATATCCTGTGCGAGCCCTGTCCGGTGTGCGAGGGCCGTGGCGAGATCAAGACCGCGCAAACCGTGTGCTTTGAAGTGCTGCGCGAGATCCTGCGCGAGGCGCGTCAGTTCAATGCCAAGGAATACCGGATTCTGGCCAGCCAGACCGTGATCGACATGTTCCTCGATGAAGAAAGCGCCAATCTGGCCATGCTGGCCGACTTCATCGGCAAGCCGATTTCCCTGCAGGTGGAAACGGCCTACACCCAGGAACAGTTTGACGTGATCCTGGTGTAG
- the holA gene encoding DNA polymerase III subunit delta — MQIRPADLPARLKGALAPLYVVHGEEALLVLEAAQAVRDAARAAGILEREVLTVESGFKWHELAAAGQAISLFAERKLIDLRIPNGKPGTEGGEALQQYAANPSPDNILLIQLPKLDKPQLSSKWFTALESAGVVVQCQTVGRNELPAWIAERLQRQQQRLSSEAMAWLVARVEGNLLAAKQEIDKLALLHPPGELDLTAVTDAVASVARYDVWGLGEALVAGDAARYIRMLDGLKGEGEAPHLVLWALSDEIRALMRVGLGRAQGGNLQQLYRENRVWGDKQKRYPAALDRLKASQLKAALTHAAQIDRTVKGVGEGDAWEELVKLGLRLMPAPR, encoded by the coding sequence ATGCAGATTCGTCCCGCCGACCTGCCGGCCAGGCTCAAGGGTGCGCTGGCGCCCCTCTATGTGGTGCATGGCGAAGAGGCCCTGCTGGTGCTGGAAGCAGCGCAGGCCGTCCGCGATGCGGCGCGAGCCGCAGGCATTCTGGAACGCGAAGTCCTGACGGTCGAATCGGGCTTCAAATGGCACGAACTGGCGGCCGCGGGCCAGGCCATCTCCCTGTTTGCCGAGCGCAAGCTGATTGACCTGCGCATCCCCAATGGCAAACCCGGCACCGAGGGCGGCGAGGCACTGCAGCAATACGCGGCCAATCCCTCGCCCGACAATATCCTGCTGATCCAGCTGCCCAAGCTGGACAAGCCGCAGCTCAGCAGCAAATGGTTTACTGCGCTGGAGTCGGCCGGCGTAGTCGTGCAGTGCCAGACAGTGGGCCGCAACGAGCTGCCGGCCTGGATTGCCGAGCGCCTACAACGCCAGCAACAGCGGCTCAGCAGCGAGGCAATGGCCTGGCTGGTGGCGCGCGTGGAGGGCAATCTGCTGGCGGCCAAGCAAGAAATCGACAAGCTGGCGCTCTTGCATCCGCCCGGTGAGCTGGATCTGACGGCCGTGACCGACGCCGTCGCCAGCGTGGCCCGTTACGATGTCTGGGGCTTGGGCGAAGCACTGGTTGCGGGCGATGCCGCACGCTATATCCGCATGCTCGACGGACTCAAGGGCGAGGGCGAAGCACCCCATCTGGTACTGTGGGCGTTGTCTGACGAAATCCGCGCCCTGATGCGCGTGGGGCTGGGCCGTGCCCAAGGCGGCAATCTGCAGCAGCTCTACCGCGAAAACCGCGTCTGGGGCGACAAGCAGAAGCGTTATCCGGCTGCGCTGGATCGGCTCAAGGCCAGTCAGCTCAAGGCCGCGCTGACCCACGCCGCGCAGATCGATCGCACTGTGAAAGGCGTGGGCGAGGGCGATGCTTGGGAAGAGCTGGTCAAACTGGGTTTGCGCTTGATGCCGGCGCCGCGTTGA
- the lptE gene encoding LPS assembly lipoprotein LptE, which produces MNLRPFLFTACLALSACGFHLRGEGGASAFAFRDISLQGSATGVGGVVQRQLSLRPELKLVGAEAAEVQLAVESEALDKQILTVNRSGRVSEYQLTLRVRFAVRQAGVTAIPSTELTLRRDYSFDENNLLGKDAEEQALVRDMRQDAAQQIIRRLAALKPVAGVSRPAA; this is translated from the coding sequence ATGAACCTGCGCCCTTTCCTGTTTACCGCCTGCCTGGCCCTGTCGGCTTGCGGCTTCCATCTGCGCGGCGAGGGTGGCGCAAGCGCCTTTGCCTTCCGCGATATCAGCCTGCAAGGCTCGGCCACGGGGGTGGGTGGCGTAGTCCAGCGACAGCTCAGTCTGCGCCCCGAGCTCAAGCTGGTGGGTGCAGAGGCGGCCGAGGTGCAGCTGGCGGTGGAGAGCGAGGCGCTGGACAAACAGATCCTGACCGTGAACCGCTCAGGCCGCGTCAGTGAATACCAGCTCACCCTGCGTGTCCGCTTTGCGGTGCGGCAGGCGGGCGTGACGGCCATTCCCAGCACGGAACTGACGCTGCGCCGTGATTACTCCTTCGACGAGAACAACCTGCTGGGCAAAGATGCCGAGGAGCAGGCGCTGGTGCGCGACATGCGTCAGGACGCCGCCCAGCAAATCATCCGCCGTCTGGCTGCGCTCAAGCCGGTTGCTGGCGTTTCACGTCCGGCAGCCTGA
- the leuS gene encoding leucine--tRNA ligase: MQEQYLPSSVEAAAQQHWEARNAYRVVEDKNKPKYYACSMLPYPSGKLHMGHVRNYTINDMLARHLRMKGYNVLMPMGWDAFGLPAENAAIAYGKPPAEWTYANIADMKAQMQPLGLAFDWSREVATCDPDYYKWNQWLFLKMLEKGVAFKKTQVVNWDPIDQTVLANEQVVDGRGWRSGAIVEKREIPGYYFGITQYAEELLADIDKLDGWPDQVRAMQRNWIGKSEGVRFAFAHDIKDANGQLIGDGQMWVFTTRADTIMGVTFCAVAAEHPLASRAAELKPELAAFIEECKLGGTTEAELATQDKKGQPTGLYVTHPLTGAQVEVWIGNYVLMSYGDGAVMGVPAHDERDFAFANKYGIAIKQVVAVEGQTFDSTVWAEWYGDKTQGVTVNSGKYDGLAYKAAVDAVAADLAAQGIGEKKTTWRLRDWGISRQRYWGTPIPMIHCECCGDVPVPYDQLPVVLPTDCVPDGSGNPLNKRDDFLKVDCPQCGKPARRETDTMDTFVDSSWYFMRYTCPDAATMVDERHDYWMAGGMDQYIGGIEHAVLHLLYARFWTKVMRDLGLVKIDEPFKRLFTQGMLLNESFYREDAAGKKTWYYPNEVEVQHDDKGRPIAATLKADGQPVVMGGIEKMSKSKNNVVEPKDIISRFGADTARLFTMFAGPPEQSAAWSDSGVEGASRYLRRLWAFGFKHAAAIKAAGAVEASDKADKDLRFELHSTLKQINADYDRLQYNTVVSGCMKLLNALEGYKGSNAGVLKEGLGMLLRVLYPVAPHICQALWTELGYSGELIDTAWPEPAADALTQDEIKLMLQVNGKLRGELLVPASADRAAIEQIALASEAAQKFLEGQTPKKVVVVPGRLVNLVV, translated from the coding sequence ATGCAAGAACAGTACCTTCCGTCCAGCGTCGAAGCCGCCGCCCAGCAACACTGGGAAGCCCGCAACGCCTACCGCGTTGTTGAGGACAAGAACAAGCCAAAGTACTACGCCTGCTCGATGCTGCCCTACCCCAGCGGCAAGCTGCATATGGGCCATGTACGCAATTACACGATCAACGACATGCTGGCCCGCCATTTGCGCATGAAGGGCTACAACGTGCTCATGCCCATGGGCTGGGACGCCTTCGGCCTGCCGGCCGAAAACGCCGCCATCGCCTATGGCAAGCCGCCGGCCGAATGGACCTACGCGAACATCGCCGACATGAAAGCGCAGATGCAGCCGCTGGGTCTGGCCTTCGACTGGTCGCGCGAAGTTGCTACTTGCGATCCGGATTACTACAAGTGGAACCAGTGGCTGTTCCTGAAGATGCTCGAAAAGGGCGTTGCCTTCAAAAAGACCCAGGTCGTGAACTGGGACCCGATCGATCAGACCGTGCTGGCTAATGAGCAGGTGGTGGACGGCCGCGGCTGGCGCTCGGGCGCGATCGTCGAAAAGCGCGAGATTCCCGGTTACTACTTCGGCATCACCCAGTACGCCGAGGAGCTGCTGGCCGATATCGATAAGCTCGACGGCTGGCCCGATCAGGTCCGCGCCATGCAGCGCAACTGGATCGGCAAGTCCGAAGGCGTGCGCTTTGCGTTTGCCCACGACATCAAGGATGCGAACGGCCAACTGATCGGCGACGGCCAGATGTGGGTGTTCACCACGCGCGCTGACACCATCATGGGCGTGACCTTCTGCGCCGTGGCCGCCGAGCACCCGCTGGCCTCCCGCGCTGCCGAACTCAAGCCGGAACTCGCGGCATTCATCGAAGAGTGCAAGCTCGGCGGCACCACCGAGGCCGAACTGGCGACGCAGGACAAGAAAGGCCAGCCCACCGGCCTGTACGTGACCCACCCGCTGACCGGCGCGCAAGTCGAAGTCTGGATCGGCAACTATGTGCTGATGAGCTACGGCGATGGCGCGGTGATGGGCGTGCCGGCGCACGACGAGCGCGATTTTGCATTTGCCAACAAGTACGGCATTGCCATCAAGCAGGTGGTGGCCGTAGAAGGCCAGACCTTCGATTCGACCGTCTGGGCCGAGTGGTATGGCGACAAGACCCAGGGCGTTACCGTCAATTCGGGCAAGTACGATGGCCTCGCCTACAAGGCGGCGGTCGATGCCGTGGCCGCTGATCTGGCTGCGCAAGGCATCGGCGAGAAGAAAACCACCTGGCGCCTTCGCGACTGGGGTATCTCGCGCCAGCGCTACTGGGGCACGCCGATCCCCATGATCCACTGCGAATGCTGTGGCGACGTACCCGTGCCTTACGATCAGCTGCCCGTGGTGCTGCCGACCGATTGCGTGCCCGATGGCTCGGGCAACCCGCTGAACAAGCGCGACGACTTCCTCAAGGTCGATTGCCCCCAGTGCGGCAAGCCGGCTCGTCGCGAAACCGACACCATGGATACCTTCGTCGATTCGAGCTGGTATTTCATGCGCTATACCTGCCCCGATGCCGCCACCATGGTCGATGAGCGCCATGATTACTGGATGGCCGGTGGTATGGACCAGTACATCGGCGGTATCGAACACGCCGTCCTGCATCTGCTGTACGCCCGCTTCTGGACCAAGGTCATGCGCGATCTGGGCCTCGTGAAGATCGACGAGCCGTTCAAGCGCCTGTTCACCCAGGGCATGCTGCTCAACGAGTCGTTCTACCGTGAAGATGCGGCGGGCAAGAAGACCTGGTACTACCCGAACGAAGTCGAAGTCCAGCACGACGACAAAGGCCGCCCGATTGCCGCCACGCTGAAGGCGGACGGCCAGCCCGTGGTCATGGGCGGCATCGAGAAGATGTCCAAGTCCAAGAACAACGTGGTCGAGCCCAAGGACATCATCAGCCGCTTTGGTGCCGATACCGCGCGCCTGTTCACCATGTTTGCCGGTCCGCCCGAGCAAAGCGCCGCGTGGAGCGATAGTGGTGTCGAAGGCGCATCGCGCTATCTGCGCCGCCTGTGGGCCTTTGGCTTCAAGCACGCGGCTGCCATCAAGGCGGCGGGTGCCGTTGAGGCTTCCGACAAGGCGGACAAGGATCTGCGCTTCGAACTGCACAGCACGCTCAAGCAGATCAATGCCGACTACGACCGCCTGCAGTACAACACCGTGGTGTCGGGCTGCATGAAGCTGCTCAACGCGCTCGAAGGCTACAAGGGCAGCAATGCCGGCGTGCTGAAAGAGGGCTTGGGCATGCTGCTGCGCGTGCTCTACCCGGTCGCCCCGCATATCTGCCAGGCGCTGTGGACCGAGCTGGGCTACAGCGGCGAGCTGATCGACACCGCCTGGCCCGAACCGGCTGCTGACGCGCTGACGCAGGACGAAATCAAGCTGATGCTGCAGGTCAACGGCAAGCTGCGTGGTGAACTGCTGGTGCCGGCCAGTGCCGACCGCGCGGCCATCGAACAGATTGCACTGGCCAGCGAAGCCGCCCAGAAATTCCTGGAAGGCCAGACGCCGAAGAAGGTGGTGGTGGTGCCGGGCCGTCTGGTGAACCTGGTGGTGTAA
- a CDS encoding FecR domain-containing protein, translated as MMRNVLVALFSTLLLSTGLAAPASVSAVNLPAWIERGSTVRPLMPGQTLEAGDVLRTGKGGRILLTLPEGSQIKLGEQAVFRADNLNVSDGRKSPFSAAVQVLQGAFRFTTGALYKLRQREVDIKVATITAGIRGTDIWGKSDNEKDLVCLLEGSISVAHEGEQGFQTMDSPLDFYVAPKGKPALPIAKVDINKVINEWAPQTEPQAGQGLMSATGKWRLVLVQSDTQEQVLGWYDRLRAAGYPARVRPMADGKYRVSVEQLASAADAKALGERLKAELGVPVQQVIGMGR; from the coding sequence ATGATGCGCAATGTGCTTGTCGCCCTGTTTTCCACCTTGCTCTTGAGTACCGGCCTGGCGGCGCCGGCCTCGGTGAGCGCCGTGAATCTGCCGGCCTGGATTGAGCGCGGCAGCACCGTGCGGCCCTTGATGCCGGGCCAGACACTCGAGGCGGGCGATGTGCTGCGTACCGGCAAGGGCGGCCGCATCTTGCTGACCCTGCCCGAAGGTAGCCAGATCAAGCTGGGTGAGCAGGCGGTCTTCCGGGCCGACAACCTCAATGTGTCCGACGGCAGGAAATCGCCCTTCAGCGCCGCCGTGCAGGTCCTGCAGGGGGCATTCCGTTTTACTACCGGCGCCCTTTACAAGCTGCGCCAGCGTGAAGTGGACATCAAGGTTGCCACCATCACCGCGGGCATTCGCGGCACCGATATCTGGGGCAAATCGGATAACGAGAAAGACCTGGTCTGCCTGCTGGAGGGCAGCATCTCGGTTGCCCATGAGGGTGAACAGGGCTTCCAGACCATGGACTCCCCGCTGGATTTCTACGTGGCCCCCAAGGGTAAGCCGGCGCTGCCGATTGCCAAGGTGGACATCAACAAGGTGATCAATGAGTGGGCACCGCAAACCGAACCGCAGGCAGGCCAGGGGCTGATGTCGGCCACCGGCAAGTGGCGCCTGGTGCTTGTGCAATCGGACACCCAGGAACAAGTACTGGGCTGGTATGACCGGCTGCGGGCTGCGGGTTACCCCGCCCGGGTCCGGCCCATGGCAGATGGCAAGTATCGGGTCAGCGTGGAGCAACTGGCCAGCGCAGCCGATGCAAAAGCTCTGGGCGAGCGGCTCAAGGCCGAGTTGGGCGTGCCGGTTCAGCAGGTGATCGGCATGGGTCGCTAA
- a CDS encoding septal ring lytic transglycosylase RlpA family protein: MSLRHLAVLLALLLAACATQTPRPAPVRSAPLPTPAPAPATPLPPPKQEQIPQELGGYYKDDGPVAEVPYDLDAVPEPAPQMEPLHRYANRPYKVFGKTYVPRKTLGDYREEGMASWYGRKFHGKRTASGEPYDVFKLTAAHPTLPIPSYARVTSLANGKSVVVRINDRGPFHKGRVIDLSYTAAYRLGYHHGGSARVRVEALLPGEQSAPLPPVTTLLREVEAAPGRPPETLTGTSDPLAELAERVSRDVAEPAPAPVETQGALRWVQLGAFGTAAAAEAFRIKTTDSLAWLGSTPVIVHSGGVWRVRVGPYANREQAQQVVDQIAERADLRPAVVQ; the protein is encoded by the coding sequence TTGAGCCTGCGCCACTTAGCCGTCCTGCTAGCCCTGTTGCTTGCCGCGTGTGCCACCCAGACACCGCGGCCAGCCCCCGTTCGTTCTGCGCCGCTGCCAACGCCTGCTCCGGCGCCGGCGACGCCCCTGCCACCGCCCAAGCAGGAACAGATCCCGCAGGAGCTGGGGGGCTACTACAAGGATGACGGCCCGGTGGCCGAGGTGCCCTACGATCTGGATGCGGTGCCGGAGCCGGCACCACAGATGGAGCCGCTGCACCGTTACGCCAATCGGCCCTACAAGGTGTTCGGCAAGACCTATGTGCCGCGCAAGACACTGGGCGATTACCGCGAAGAGGGCATGGCTTCCTGGTATGGGCGCAAGTTTCACGGGAAACGTACCGCCAGCGGCGAACCCTACGATGTCTTCAAGCTGACCGCTGCGCACCCCACCTTGCCCATTCCTAGCTATGCCCGCGTGACCAGTTTGGCCAATGGCAAATCCGTGGTCGTGCGCATCAACGACCGCGGCCCGTTTCACAAGGGGCGAGTGATCGATCTCTCCTACACGGCGGCCTACCGGCTGGGTTATCACCATGGCGGCAGTGCCCGCGTGCGGGTTGAGGCCTTGCTGCCCGGTGAGCAGTCGGCCCCACTCCCGCCGGTTACCACGCTCTTGCGCGAGGTAGAGGCCGCGCCGGGCCGCCCGCCCGAGACGCTGACGGGGACCAGCGATCCGCTGGCTGAGCTGGCCGAACGGGTCAGCCGGGATGTGGCAGAGCCCGCACCCGCGCCGGTCGAAACCCAAGGCGCCTTGCGCTGGGTGCAGTTGGGCGCCTTTGGCACGGCGGCGGCGGCTGAAGCATTCCGCATCAAGACCACTGACAGTCTGGCGTGGTTGGGCAGTACACCAGTCATCGTGCACAGCGGTGGGGTATGGCGAGTCCGGGTCGGCCCCTATGCCAACCGCGAGCAGGCGCAGCAGGTGGTTGACCAGATCGCCGAGCGTGCGGATCTGCGTCCGGCCGTGGTGCAGTAG